The Ammospiza caudacuta isolate bAmmCau1 chromosome 22, bAmmCau1.pri, whole genome shotgun sequence genomic sequence GCTCATTTTGGTGGAAGGAGGGATAGAAAGGTGCAGGGCCCACCTTGGTGGaaggggggacacagggaggcaGGACGAGGTTCAGGGCCCACCTTGGAGAAaggagggacatggggagaCAGGACAAGGTGTAGGGCCCACCTTGGAGAAAGGAGGGACACAGGACggggctcagagcaggagccagggccCACCTTGGTGGaaggggggacacagggatgcaggATAGGACCTGAAGCAGGAGCCAGGGCTCATTTTGGTGGAAGGAGGGATAGAGGAGCACAGGAAAGGTGCAGGGCCCACCTTGGCGTGCGCGGCCGCGcggcggctgctgctggagagctcGGCCAGGGCGGCGAGGATGCCGAGGGCGAGGCCGATGCCGAGCGTGAGGAAGAGCCCCCCCAGGGCCGGCGGCTCCAGGGGCCCCCAGCGCTCCCGGCTCTGGCGcaggcagctgctctcccaCCATTTGTTCCTCAGGTAGTCCAGGTCGCCCGACTCGCGCAGCTTGAGCACGGCGATGGACAGGGGCTTGGTCCAGGGGGATGcttggggagagaggagagagaggaggatggcagagcccccagccaTGGTTTAGTTAAACATTGCTAAAGGGGGCAGAGGTGTCACTGAACGCAGCCCCGCCTGCCAAAGGCTTCTCCTGGCTAACAATGATCCTGCCCTGGCCACAGACCCTGCCCTATCCACCTGTGGGATAGGGGCAGAGCAAAGTGCTTTGGGAAGAACATGAGCAGACTGTCCCCTGCTCTGCATTCCTGGGGCCAAGGCCACCAGGAGATGGAATATTTGTGGATTAGAGTCCAAACTAAGAGCCAGTGTAACTCCCCACAGAGCAGTGACCCCGCCACGCAGCGTTCTCAGTCTGGTCACCCTGACAGCGGTGCTGGCTCTCCCTGTTGGGTATCCCAGAGAACAGAGGGGACAGGACTCACCCTGGGTGGTGGCAATGCCAAAGCCACGGGCCCCGATGACCTCGGGGGCCCTGATGAGGTTGCAGTGGCGCGCGGCCGCCAGGTCCTGCGAGATGGACTCGCCGATGAAGGCGTAGTTGGAGTCCATCACGCGCTGCACGGCCTCCTGGTAGGTCTTGACCAGCACGTgctccctcctcttctccatGTACTCGTAGATCATCTGGTGGATGGGGTTCTTGGAGTTCTGCAGCACAAAAATCCAAGTGTCAAACTCAAACATCAAGCCCAAGTGTCAAAAAATCCAAGTGTCAAACTCAAGGGTGAGACAACCaccaaacaaattaaaatctgCCTGTATGTGCAAGGGTTGTAAAACAGTTTGGAGAAGAAGAGCATTTAAACCATTTGTGAACCCTTGCAAGAACAGATTGTCCCTAACACTGGGGACAAGCATCACCAGGGGCACAAGTGTCACAGATGGCACTAAGGTACACAAGGGCAGCCCCTGAAGGGTAGAGAGATTTTCAAAGGagaattcagaataaaaataagaattctGTGCCTGCTTTCCTGTGAGAAGAGGTGGAGGAAGGGCTGAACAGAACAATAATCAATAATAATCAACAATAATGAACAATATTATTTGAAGTATGCCAGGAAAACTGAGGGAGTCAGCAGTGGCGAGGGTGCTGTAGGGGTTACAAGGCCTGAGCTGTgagacagccccagccctgcagtccTACAGCCCCTGTGTGTGGGCACAAGGAGATTTCTCTGCACCTTGAAGTAGTAGAAGGTGGAGGAGCCCTCCAAGGTCCCAAACTCCAGGTTCCTCTGCTTGACCAGGTCCTCGAAGGTCTGGATGGGGAGCTGCTCGCTGCCGGAGCTCAGCAGGGCCGTGAAGTTGGCGATGTAGgcggccagcagggccagggtgAAGAGCCACCAGACCACAGCAATGACCCTCACCGACAgtgcctggggcctgggggtGGCACCTGCACCACAGGGAGCCAAAAAATCACATAAACCACACAGGAGGGGATGTGGAGCCAGAGATACACCACGAACTGCAGATACACCAGCCTCAGTTAGAGTTCACTTGAAATAAAGGCAAATTGCAAATCTGCCCTGCAGCTACGCAGAGCCTGAGCCTGGAgggtccctctgtgctgctcggggcagggctggagcagcagcagtggcacaaAGCTGCACAAAAATTCTCCTTTGGACAAAGCAGCCATGCCATGCTCAGCTGGGCATTGCCCCAAGCAATGGTTGCCCTGAGCAGAAGATATTCCCCAACCAGAATCAATCACCTGTAAAAGCCCAGCAGGTCTGTGCTCACACCTTCCCAACCTGCTTTACTGCTCCAAGTGTCCCTGCTAGGACACCTTTtcaccccagtgtcacagaAGGAGCTGGGTGCACCATCATCATCCTCCCAGCTCACCCTGCAGGGCCAGTGCTCCTGCTCCAAACCAGAGACTGTTCAGGAAGGTGAAGTGGTTCTCTTCATTCTTTGGCTCGTTCCACTCACAGGGGCTCAGTCTGTGGGAAAATGACAGGGTAAAACCAGAcattcagagggaaaaaaataaaaataatccccATCAAGAGATCTAGTCCTCCTCACAGGGAGATCCCACTCATAATGCTGGCTTAATCTGACAGGGTTTAAGAATTCTTAGCCCTTGTACTAGAGCGGCACAGGAGGTTTCCTCagagcaaaagggaaaaaaaagcaaaactccTGGGATTATCTGAGCTGTTCATAGGTAAGAAAGGCACTGACTTGAACACAACCTGtgaaagaaatgcatttgtACCTGGCAACAAGGAAGAGGCAGAAGCAGGTGAGCAAGTAAGCAAACAAAAGAGCTGTCCAGGTCTCCTTGCTGAAAGGGGACAGGAAGTGGAAGAAGGACATGTCCTGGGAGGCCGTGTCCTTGCGGAGCAGGATCCCGATGCCGGTCTGCAGGAAGGGGGTGGTGAAGGACaccacctcctccctggctgaGGTGACAGTCAGGGGAGCCACTGCAATGTCAGCTTCCTGCCAAGGAGACAAAAACAGTCAGCCACCAGCCCAGGGAACACTTCTGTCCCTCAATCATTTCTGTCCCTCAATCATTTCTGCCCCTTTAAACATTTCTGTCCCTCAAGCAGGTGCTCCCCTGGCTGCGTAGGCAGGTGCTCCATTatcacagagctccattattaaacttagaacttcctaatattTTACTAGATATACTTTTTTGTTACTTAGAGACAAGTATTttagacaagcattaatacacaaaCCATTATTCTATTTGTTCTTACTTTTCAATTTCTTATAAATGTTTTCTACTGACAAATCTTACAGTTACAGCTTAGCTCTAATCATAGTTCTACTGGCTCTAaagcctgccttttgcagctttccaaAAACCCTTTCATTTTAAAGATTCTCACAGAAATGGCATCACATCACCAGGTCAACAGCCTTGGGATGTGACCCCCAAGGAATAGGACATGTTTCCCATGaatgtgtatttatatttttaggTATTCAATACTCTTACATACTTATAGATAAAAGGACTCTGTAATCACCTGTAAATTGCAGTGTGTATTTGGGAATTATCTC encodes the following:
- the LOC131567159 gene encoding probable glutamate receptor, whose translation is MDKSLHITICVLTALLLLRESSQAGAGRNDDAMSKGTDPRGTGEGLPTLTVTTILEDPYVMVRGAELEGYCMELLAALAGMLRFQYRVRVVGDGQYGAVAAGGNWSGMIGEILRREADIAVAPLTVTSAREEVVSFTTPFLQTGIGILLRKDTASQDMSFFHFLSPFSKETWTALLFAYLLTCFCLFLVARLSPCEWNEPKNEENHFTFLNSLWFGAGALALQGATPRPQALSVRVIAVVWWLFTLALLAAYIANFTALLSSGSEQLPIQTFEDLVKQRNLEFGTLEGSSTFYYFKNSKNPIHQMIYEYMEKRREHVLVKTYQEAVQRVMDSNYAFIGESISQDLAAARHCNLIRAPEVIGARGFGIATTQASPWTKPLSIAVLKLRESGDLDYLRNKWWESSCLRQSRERWGPLEPPALGGLFLTLGIGLALGILAALAELSSSSRRAAAHAKKSCCSVFTEEICTRLRIKGAARQSQDTPGKANA